The genomic region TGACGGTCGACGCGCCCGGCGGGAAAAAAATTTCCCTGGACTACGACGCGCTCGTAATCGCGACCGGGGCTGTATCGGTCCGCCCGCCCCTGCCGGGACTCGACAGCCCGGGCGTATTCTTCCTGCGCTGGATGCGCGATTCGTTCGCCATCAACGACTACATACGGGACGCGCGCCCGACGGCGGCGGTAATTATCGGCGCGGGCTACATAGGCATGGAGATGTCCGAATCACTCGCCCGGCGCGGCATGAAGGTCACCATCGTGGAGGCCGCGCCCTCCGTGATGCCGTCCATGGAGCCGGCACTGGGCGCGAAGATCGCGGACGCGCTTGCGTCCAACGGCATTTCCGTGCATACCGGGACGGGCGTGGAATCCATAACGCGCGACGGCGGCGGGCTCGTGGTACACGGAACCGCGGGCTTCCGGGCCGCGGCGGGCCTGGTGCTCGTGTCCGTCGGGGGCGCACCCAATACGGAGCTCGGCAGATCCATAGGAATGGAGACGGGGGTGCGGGGTGCGCTCAGGGTCACGCGGAAAATGGAGAGCGGCATCCCCGGCGTTTACGCGGCGGGCGACTGCGTGGAAACCCGGCACCGCATGCTCCGGGACCCGTTCTACCTGCCCCTGGGAACCGTCGCCCACAAGCAGGGCCGCGTGGCCGGCGAAAACGCCGCGGGCGGGGACGCCGAGTTCGCGGGCTCGCTGGGAAC from Spirochaetota bacterium harbors:
- a CDS encoding CoA-disulfide reductase, with protein sequence MKNLVIIGGSDAGISAALRAREIDPRVQPVMIVADAFPNFSICGLPYFIGGDVTDWRTLAHRTAGEIEAAGIRLLTEHTARSIDTGSRRVTVDAPGGKKISLDYDALVIATGAVSVRPPLPGLDSPGVFFLRWMRDSFAINDYIRDARPTAAVIIGAGYIGMEMSESLARRGMKVTIVEAAPSVMPSMEPALGAKIADALASNGISVHTGTGVESITRDGGGLVVHGTAGFRAAAGLVLVSVGGAPNTELGRSIGMETGVRGALRVTRKMESGIPGVYAAGDCVETRHRMLRDPFYLPLGTVAHKQGRVAGENAAGGDAEFAGSLGTQSVKIFDTVAARTGLNEREARGAGLDPVSADFEGWDHKAYYPGAKKIFIRVTADTLSGKILGAQMLGAYGTEVSKRIDIFAAALYHEMTVREFSNYDLSYTPPLSSPWDPVQTAVQHLERTMKK